The following proteins are encoded in a genomic region of Ostrea edulis chromosome 7, xbOstEdul1.1, whole genome shotgun sequence:
- the LOC130046312 gene encoding uncharacterized protein LOC130046312 has product MEKTCMAWFSIKYIDGSAVRKVFARSEDTQLAGEFVVQGYVGEMRHLVKIEGFKTDPDEANSRQSENAMQIPNDMPMHTVAAFGVRYLVVYYENNAKAVPEPTKRNAFDVLRDVNRVYDWLPPPKRTPSNNKDKLYNDVLQKCMDTFQVGFRRQQQDIGSKIINTLVETLWFIDPFLDKMKERSCKIPDELYFCGYRDLKKCHKKYVGVQMKEPELKASLDALAEVLMYPWWTNPRFQVFYKCVNGLYKALEKYHKFLANQQERTNQNHASPTPVRSLNDNWSLKSIEGNPGQSVPTDCKSLISKLETLDTYEAVPLDNFEPSEVSDRRKWRMKIESVLPFPVSLFSISFGNYIGNSLFLWKIPCANERSAEKELEVVTHIKDKMPVFSTRAIRKEFFERYPNLKPYELRNMFFKLTNFEYCAENQTTAAVDERFLKFILSSDDEDLIVDLRKNNGRPCDPKLQPFWDELAKLLEEVSTVDDRRQHSTSYLPFAISIDDLREQVKARLPPGDPTPSNSWIRLNFMPSNPMAKTAANYTGRFNVKYAVQQRLLRAQHDDASFALHQFYMLKDMAVQYREFAHMQCLDDKAIVPIGEPYRPVSTGVRAHHQGLTISNSKGLLCLDHDYSIAGMVPSVCFQVSIPENSRDSFHSGTLHITLKDKVFQSSTPFRHGMETINILREFHSHDDVNLDKPILFRYTDGGPDHRTTFRSVQVAALLEFISLDLDLLVCVRTAPNQSYNNPAERMMSILNIALQNTALCRTAMSEGRELQAKRLTSLASIRRYAEKNPDFKTDYIDSIQEPITIISERFQKLKLKGKPAHVHSAATDGEIKDLLEIIHVLDQDYKTEDISNFEKSRMVHAFMKSHARFRQYSFQPKFATMLSAMTVEKDGLCILLQN; this is encoded by the exons ATGGAGAAAACGTGTATGGCCTGGTTTAGTATTAAATATATCGACGGGAGTGCCGTTCGGAAAGTTTTCGCTCGATCGGAGGACACCCAACTTGCTGGGGAATTTGTTGTTCAGGGGTATGTTGGTGAGATGAGGCATTTGGTGAAAATTGAGGGTTTTAAGACTGACCCAGATGAAGCAAATTCAAGGCAGAGTGAAAATGCGATGCAAATACCGAACGACATGCCAATGCATACTGTCGCTGCATTTGGGGTGCGATACTTAGTGGTATACTATGAAAACAACGCCAAGGCAGTTCCCGAACCAACTAAACGAAATGCTTTTGATGTGCTCCGTGATGTAAACAGAGTTTATGACTGGCTGCCCCCACCCAA AAGGACACCATCAAACAATAAGGACAAGCTCTATAATGATGTTCTTCAGAAATGTATGGATACCTTTCAAGTTGGTTTTCGTAGACAACAGCAGGATATTGGATCAAAGATCATCAACACTCTAGTGGAAACTCTTTGGTTTATTGACCCTTTTCTTGACAAAATGAAGGAAAGATCCTGCAAGATCCCAGACGAGCTCTACTTTTGTGGATACAGAGATTTGAAAAAGtgtcataaaaaatatgttggtGTACAG ATGAAAGAGCCAGAACTTAAGGCCAGTCTAGATGCCTTAGCAGAGGTACTGATGTATCCATGGTGGACGAATCCTCGCTTTCAAGTATTTTACAAATGTGTGAATGGTCTGTACAAGGCATTGGAGAAATACCATAAATTTCTAGCAAATCAGCAGGAGCGTACCAACCAAAACCATGCATCCCCTACACCTGTTAGATCTCTCAACGACAATTGGTCCTTAAAGTCTATAGAGG GTAATCCAGGTCAGTCTGTACCAACTGACTGTAAATCCCTTATTTCAAAACTTGAAACCTTGGATACTTACGAAGCAGTCCCATTAGACAATTTTGAACCTAGTGAGGTGAGTGATAGGCGCAAATGGAGAATGAAGATAGAGAGCGTGTTACCATTTCCAGTATCATTGTTTTCAATCAGTTTTGGGAACTACATTGGCAATTCACTTTTTTTATGGAAAATACCATGTGCAAATGAAAGAAGTGCTGAAAAAGAACTTGAAGTAGTGACTCACATTAAGGACAAAATGCCTGTGTTTTCTACCAGAGCAATAAGGAAAGAGTTTTTTGAAAGATATCCGAATCTGAAACCATATGAACTGAGAAATATGTTCTTCAAGCTTACAAATTTTGAATACTGTGCAGAGAATCAAACCACTGCAGCTGTTGATGAACGATTCTTGAAGTTTATTTTATCTAGTGATGATGAAGACTTAATAGTGGACCTTAGGAAAAACAATGGCCGTCCTTGTGACCCGAAGCTACAACCATTTTGGGATGAACTTGCCAAGTTACTGGAGGAGGTTTCAACAGTGGATGATCGCCGCCAGCATTCAACATCCTATCTTCCATTTGCAATTTCTATTGATGATTTACGAGAACAAGTGAAAGCAAGACTTCCTCCAGGTGATCCGACTCCTTCAAATTCCTGGATCAGACTGAATTTCATGCCATCTAACCCAATGGCTAAAACGGCAGCAAACTACACCGGCAGATTCAATGTTAAATATGCTGTACAGCAACGATTGCTGCGTGCACAACATGATGATGCATCCTTTGCCTTACATCAGTTCTACATGTTGAAAGACATGGCCGTCCAGTACAGGGAATTTGCTCACATGCAGTGTCTTGATGATAAAGCAATCGTACCCATAGGTGAACCATACCGACCTGTTTCCACTGGTGTTAGGGCACATCATCAAGGACTGACAATTAGCAATAGCAAAGGCCTACTTTGTCTCGATCACGATTACAGCATTGCTGGGATGGTACCTTCAGTGTGCTTTCAAGTGTCTATTCCTGAAAATTCCAGAGATTCATTTCATTCAGGAACCTTACATATTACACTGAAAGACAAGGTATTCCAGAGCTCCACTCCATTTAGGCATGGTATGGAAACCATCAACATTTTGCGGGAGTTTCATAGTCATGATGATGTGAATTTGGATAAGCCAATACTCTTCCGTTATACAGATGGTGGTCCTGACCACAGGACAACATTTCGCTCTGTTCAAGTTGCTGCTTTGCTGGAATTTATAAGTTTGGATTTAGACTTGCTAGTCTGTGTTAGAACAGCCCCAAACCAAAGCTATAATAATCCTGCAGAGAGGATGATGTCAATTTTGAATATTGCATTGCAGAATACCGCCCTTTGTCGTACAGCCATGTCTGAGGGAAGAGAGCTACAAGCAAAGCGATTGACATCACTTGCTTCCATACGAAGATATGCTGAGAAAAATCcagatttcaaaactgactatATAGATTCTATTCAGGAGCCTATCACTATTATTTCTGAACGATTTCAGAAACTTAAACTAAAAGGAAAACCTGCTCATGTGCACAGTGCAGCAACAGATGGAGAAATCAAAGATCTGCTTGAAATTATTCATGTGCTCGATCAAGACTACAAAACAGAAgatatttcaaactttgaaaAATCTAGGATGGTTCATGCATTCATGAAGTCACATGCAAGGTTTCGCCAGTATTCCTTTCAG